Proteins from a genomic interval of Geodermatophilus obscurus DSM 43160:
- the iolC gene encoding 5-dehydro-2-deoxygluconokinase, with translation MTDSFEVVVMGRSGVDVYPLQVGVGLEDVETFGKFLGGSAANVAVAAARLGHATALVTGVGDDPFGRFVQRALGDLGVDDRLVVVDPAHPTPVTFCEIFPPDDFPLYFYRRPKAPDLQLRPEDLDLAAIRDAELFWATVTGLSEEPSRSAHHAAWEARGRRRHTVLDLDYRPTFWTSHEEATAQVRAVLPHVTVAVGNREECEVAVGETEPDRAADALLDAGVELAIVKQGPRGVLGKTRSERVVVPPTPVEVVNGLGAGDAFGGSLVHGLLTGLPLEQMLRNANAAGAIVASRLECSTAMPTSAEIEQHVTASLEGTRV, from the coding sequence GTGACAGACAGCTTCGAGGTGGTCGTGATGGGCCGCAGTGGGGTGGACGTCTACCCGCTGCAGGTCGGGGTCGGCCTGGAGGACGTCGAGACGTTCGGCAAGTTCCTCGGTGGCAGTGCGGCGAACGTGGCGGTCGCCGCGGCCCGGCTCGGCCACGCCACCGCCCTGGTGACCGGGGTCGGCGACGACCCGTTCGGCCGGTTCGTCCAGCGCGCGCTGGGCGACCTCGGTGTCGACGACCGGCTCGTGGTGGTCGATCCGGCCCATCCCACGCCGGTCACCTTCTGCGAGATCTTCCCGCCGGACGACTTCCCGCTGTACTTCTACCGCCGCCCGAAGGCCCCGGACCTGCAGCTGCGGCCGGAGGACCTGGACCTGGCCGCGATCCGGGACGCGGAGCTGTTCTGGGCGACGGTCACCGGCCTGTCCGAGGAGCCCAGCCGGTCGGCGCACCACGCGGCCTGGGAGGCCCGGGGACGGCGCCGGCACACCGTGCTCGACCTGGACTACCGGCCGACGTTTTGGACGTCGCACGAGGAGGCCACGGCGCAGGTGCGCGCGGTCCTCCCCCACGTGACCGTCGCCGTCGGCAACCGCGAGGAGTGCGAGGTCGCCGTCGGCGAGACCGAGCCGGACCGGGCGGCCGACGCCCTGCTCGACGCCGGGGTCGAGCTGGCGATCGTGAAGCAGGGCCCGCGCGGCGTCCTCGGCAAGACCCGCAGCGAGCGGGTCGTCGTCCCGCCCACACCGGTCGAGGTGGTCAACGGGCTCGGGGCCGGTGACGCGTTCGGTGGCTCGCTGGTCCACGGTCTGCTCACCGGGCTCCCCCTCGAGCAGATGCTGCGCAACGCCAACGCCGCCGGCGCCATCGTCGCCTCCCGGCTGGAGTGCTCCACCGCGATGCCCACCTCCGCCGAGATCGAGCAGCACGTCACCGCGTCCCTGGAGGGCACCCGTGTCTGA
- a CDS encoding class I fructose-bisphosphate aldolase encodes MSDTVLSPTEAPAPDTHGSRPVCTTYAEVTEVRSRDPQAIRRALAARRRRPAFLPEDGRLMLVAADHPARGALSAQGRPAAMNSRTDMLDRLRTALARPGVDGLLATADIAEDLLLLGALEDKVVVASMNRGGLAGASFELDDRMTGYDVAGVVEARFDAAKMLNRIDLDDPGTVQMLETSGRAVTELARAGVVAMLEPFLSRRVDGRVTNDLSPDAVIKSVHITQGLGATSAYTWMKLPVVAEMERVMDATTLPTLLLGGDPSRRPEETYAAWRDALALPSVRGLVVGRTLLYPLDDDVASAVDTAVSLVH; translated from the coding sequence GTGTCTGACACCGTCCTGTCCCCCACCGAGGCCCCCGCACCCGACACCCACGGGTCCCGGCCGGTGTGCACCACCTACGCCGAGGTCACCGAGGTCCGCAGCCGGGACCCGCAGGCCATCCGCCGGGCGCTGGCCGCACGCCGCCGGCGGCCGGCCTTCCTCCCCGAGGACGGCCGGCTCATGCTCGTGGCCGCCGACCACCCGGCCCGCGGCGCGCTGTCGGCCCAGGGGCGTCCGGCGGCGATGAACAGCCGCACCGACATGCTCGACCGTTTGCGGACGGCGCTGGCCCGCCCCGGCGTGGACGGCCTCCTGGCCACCGCCGACATCGCCGAGGACCTGCTGCTGCTCGGCGCGCTCGAGGACAAGGTCGTGGTCGCCTCCATGAACCGCGGCGGCCTGGCCGGGGCCAGCTTCGAGCTCGACGACCGGATGACCGGCTACGACGTCGCTGGCGTGGTGGAGGCCCGCTTCGACGCGGCGAAGATGCTCAACCGGATCGACCTCGACGACCCCGGCACGGTGCAGATGCTGGAGACCTCCGGCCGGGCGGTCACCGAGCTGGCCCGGGCCGGCGTGGTGGCGATGCTGGAGCCGTTCCTGTCCCGGCGGGTCGACGGCCGGGTCACCAACGACCTCAGCCCCGACGCGGTCATCAAGTCGGTGCACATCACCCAGGGGCTCGGGGCCACCTCGGCCTACACCTGGATGAAGCTCCCGGTCGTCGCCGAGATGGAGCGGGTCATGGACGCCACCACCCTGCCCACGCTGCTCCTCGGCGGGGACCCCTCCCGCCGACCCGAGGAGACCTACGCCGCCTGGCGCGACGCCCTCGCGCTGCCGTCCGTGCGCGGCCTGGTCGTCGGCCGCACGCTGCTCTACCCGCTGGACGACGACGTCGCCTCCGCGGTCGACACTGCCGTCTCCCTCGTGCACTGA
- the iolB gene encoding 5-deoxy-glucuronate isomerase — MTATTASQHLPAGSAASGPYALEVTPESAGWGHSSLRVLELPPGGSHTLDTGADEVLVVPLSGGLVVECDGEVLTLAGRSGVFAGPTDFAYLPLGVTAELASRNGGRFALCGARASRRLPVRYGPASDVPVELRGAGRCSRQVNNFATAGVFEADAVIACEVLTPGGNWSSYPPHKHDEASEVESELEEIYYFEVAPGPQGQPGLAYQRVYGTAERPIDVLAEVRDRDVVLIPHGWHGPSIAAPGHDLYYLNVMAGPGDERAWRIVDDPAHTWIRGTWADEDVDPRLPLHSPAGTDQNGAPRP, encoded by the coding sequence ATGACCGCGACCACCGCGTCGCAGCACCTGCCTGCCGGCAGCGCAGCCTCCGGCCCGTACGCCCTCGAGGTGACCCCTGAGTCCGCCGGCTGGGGACACTCCAGCCTGCGGGTGCTGGAGCTGCCCCCTGGCGGCTCGCACACCCTGGACACCGGCGCGGACGAGGTCCTCGTCGTCCCGCTCTCGGGTGGGCTGGTCGTCGAGTGCGACGGCGAGGTGCTCACCCTCGCCGGGCGCAGCGGCGTGTTCGCCGGGCCGACCGACTTCGCCTACCTGCCGCTCGGCGTCACCGCCGAGCTCGCCAGCCGCAACGGCGGGCGGTTCGCGCTGTGCGGCGCGCGGGCCTCCCGTCGCCTGCCGGTGCGCTACGGCCCAGCGTCGGACGTCCCCGTCGAGCTGCGGGGCGCCGGCCGGTGCAGCCGGCAGGTGAACAACTTCGCCACTGCCGGCGTGTTCGAGGCCGACGCGGTCATCGCCTGCGAGGTCCTCACGCCCGGCGGCAACTGGTCCTCCTATCCCCCGCACAAGCACGACGAGGCCTCCGAGGTGGAGAGCGAGCTCGAGGAGATCTACTACTTCGAGGTCGCCCCGGGCCCGCAGGGGCAGCCCGGCCTGGCCTACCAGCGGGTCTACGGAACCGCCGAGCGGCCGATCGACGTGCTCGCCGAGGTCCGCGACCGCGACGTCGTGCTCATCCCGCACGGCTGGCACGGGCCGTCCATCGCCGCTCCGGGCCACGACCTCTACTACCTCAACGTCATGGCCGGTCCCGGCGACGAGCGCGCCTGGCGGATCGTCGACGACCCCGCGCACACCTGGATCCGTGGCACCTGGGCCGACGAGGACGTCGACCCCCGCCTCCCCCTGCACTCCCCCGCCGGCACCGACCAGAACGGAGCCCCCCGACCGTGA
- the iolD gene encoding 3D-(3,5/4)-trihydroxycyclohexane-1,2-dione acylhydrolase (decyclizing), translated as MSDYPPPARTDTVRLTVSQAVVRFLAQQHTERDGQRQRLFAGCFGIFGHGNVAGLGQALLQAEIDEPGALPYVLGRNEQAVVHTAVAYARAKDRLQTWAVSTSVGPGSTNTLTGAALATINRLPVLLLPADTFATRSAGPLLQELEQPHSGDVTVNDAFRPVSRYFDRIWRPEQLPGALLGAMRVLTDPAETGAVTLCFPQDVQAEAFDWPVELFAERTWHVGRPLPEPAALQRAVEVIRSARRPLVVAGGGVIYSQATEALDAFVSATGIPVGQTQAGKGALPYDHPQSVGAIGSTGTTAANALAREADVVIGIGTRYQDFTTASHTAFNDPGVRFVNVNVASMDAVKHAGVGVQADARETLTALTDALAGWSVDDAHRQRTAELAAQWEATVEAAYHPEVPSAGEGGRLTQNEVIGIVNEVSAPRDVVVCAAGSMPGDLHKMWRVRDRKGYHVEYGYSTMGYEIPGGIGIRMASPDRDVFVMIGDGSYLMMPTELVTAVQEGVKIVVVLVQNHGFASIGALSEQLGSQRFGTRYRYRSESGRLDGDVLPVDLAANAASLGVDVLVAQDGPSFEAALRKAKASDRTTVVHVETDPLIDAPSSESWWDVPVSEVSTLSSTQEARAVYDRWKAVQRPAYLAPSERDTPQS; from the coding sequence GTGAGCGACTACCCGCCGCCGGCACGGACCGACACCGTGCGGCTCACCGTGTCCCAGGCCGTCGTGCGCTTCCTCGCGCAGCAGCACACCGAGCGCGACGGGCAGCGCCAGCGGCTGTTCGCCGGCTGCTTCGGCATCTTCGGGCACGGCAACGTCGCCGGGCTCGGCCAGGCGCTGCTGCAGGCCGAGATCGACGAGCCCGGCGCGCTGCCCTACGTGCTGGGCCGCAACGAGCAGGCCGTCGTGCACACCGCCGTCGCCTATGCCCGGGCCAAGGACCGCCTGCAGACCTGGGCGGTCTCCACCAGCGTCGGCCCCGGCTCGACGAACACGCTGACCGGCGCGGCGCTGGCGACCATCAACCGGCTGCCGGTGCTGCTGCTGCCCGCCGACACCTTCGCCACCCGCTCGGCCGGCCCGCTGCTGCAGGAGCTGGAGCAGCCCCACAGCGGCGACGTGACCGTCAACGACGCGTTCCGCCCGGTGTCGCGCTACTTCGACCGCATCTGGCGGCCCGAGCAGCTGCCCGGCGCGCTGCTCGGCGCGATGCGGGTGCTCACCGACCCGGCCGAGACCGGCGCGGTCACCCTCTGCTTCCCGCAGGACGTGCAGGCCGAGGCGTTCGACTGGCCGGTCGAGCTGTTCGCCGAGCGCACCTGGCACGTGGGCCGGCCGCTGCCCGAGCCGGCCGCCCTGCAGCGCGCGGTCGAGGTGATCCGGTCGGCCCGCCGGCCGCTGGTCGTCGCCGGCGGCGGCGTCATCTACTCGCAGGCCACCGAGGCGCTGGACGCCTTCGTGTCGGCCACCGGCATCCCGGTCGGGCAGACCCAGGCCGGCAAGGGCGCGCTGCCCTACGACCACCCGCAGTCGGTGGGGGCGATCGGCTCCACCGGGACGACGGCGGCCAACGCCCTGGCTCGCGAGGCCGACGTCGTCATCGGGATCGGCACCCGCTACCAGGACTTCACCACCGCGTCGCACACCGCGTTCAACGACCCCGGCGTGCGGTTCGTCAACGTCAACGTCGCCTCGATGGACGCCGTCAAGCACGCCGGGGTGGGCGTGCAGGCCGACGCCCGCGAGACGCTCACCGCGCTGACCGACGCCCTGGCCGGCTGGTCGGTCGACGACGCCCACCGGCAGCGCACCGCCGAGCTCGCCGCGCAGTGGGAGGCCACCGTCGAGGCCGCCTACCACCCGGAGGTGCCCAGCGCGGGCGAGGGCGGCCGGCTCACCCAGAACGAGGTCATCGGCATCGTCAACGAGGTCTCCGCCCCGCGGGACGTCGTCGTCTGCGCCGCGGGCTCGATGCCCGGTGACCTGCACAAGATGTGGCGGGTCCGCGACCGCAAGGGCTACCACGTCGAGTACGGCTACTCGACCATGGGGTACGAGATCCCCGGCGGCATCGGCATCCGGATGGCCAGCCCCGACCGGGACGTCTTCGTGATGATCGGCGACGGGTCCTACCTGATGATGCCGACCGAGCTGGTCACCGCCGTCCAGGAGGGCGTCAAGATCGTCGTCGTCCTGGTGCAGAACCACGGCTTCGCCTCGATCGGCGCGCTGTCGGAGCAGCTGGGGTCGCAGCGGTTCGGCACCCGCTACCGCTACCGCTCGGAGTCCGGCCGGCTCGACGGCGACGTGCTGCCGGTGGACCTCGCCGCCAACGCCGCGAGCCTCGGCGTCGACGTCCTGGTCGCGCAGGACGGGCCGAGCTTCGAGGCGGCGCTGCGCAAGGCCAAGGCCAGCGACCGGACGACGGTCGTGCACGTCGAGACCGACCCGCTGATCGACGCCCCCTCCAGCGAGTCCTGGTGGGACGTGCCGGTCAGCGAGGTCTCCACGCTGTCCAGCACCCAGGAGGCCCGCGCGGTCTACGACCGCTGGAAGGCCGTGCAGCGGCCCGCCTACCTCGCGCCGTCCGAGCGCGACACCCCGCAGTCCTGA
- a CDS encoding TIM barrel protein has product MTAQHPAAPAQAAAEPGRARIRVGSAPDSWGVWFPDDPEQVPWQRFLDEVSACGFEWIELGPYGYLPTDPAQLSDELAARGLQVSAGTVFEHLHRPDSWDAVWGQVKDVAALTQAMGGTHVVVIPDTFRDQKTGADIESRELTADQWQAKTTGVDRLARAIRDEYGLTIAYHPHAESHVGWQRDIERFLADTDPQYVPLCLDTGHVSYYRGDNLELINKYPERIGYLHLKQVDPVLIDRILEEDIVWPEAVRMGAMVEPPTGVPAYPPLFEAIEAHGLDVFAIVEQDMYPCPPDQPFPIAQRTHRHIAGCQLPSLQIGAPKTTSAEEHRA; this is encoded by the coding sequence ATGACCGCGCAGCACCCCGCGGCCCCCGCCCAGGCCGCCGCCGAGCCGGGCCGGGCCCGGATCCGCGTCGGGTCGGCCCCCGACTCGTGGGGCGTCTGGTTCCCCGACGACCCCGAACAGGTGCCGTGGCAGCGGTTCCTCGACGAGGTCAGCGCCTGCGGCTTCGAGTGGATCGAGCTGGGCCCCTACGGCTACCTGCCCACCGACCCGGCGCAGCTGTCCGACGAGCTCGCGGCGCGGGGGCTGCAGGTGTCGGCCGGCACCGTGTTCGAGCACCTGCACCGGCCCGACTCCTGGGACGCGGTGTGGGGCCAGGTGAAGGACGTCGCGGCACTGACCCAGGCGATGGGCGGCACCCACGTGGTGGTCATCCCCGACACCTTCCGCGACCAGAAGACCGGCGCGGACATCGAGTCCCGCGAGCTCACGGCCGACCAGTGGCAGGCGAAGACCACGGGTGTGGACCGGCTGGCCCGCGCGATCCGGGACGAGTACGGGCTGACCATCGCCTACCACCCGCACGCCGAGAGCCACGTCGGCTGGCAGCGCGACATCGAGCGGTTCCTCGCCGACACCGACCCGCAGTACGTGCCGCTGTGCCTGGACACCGGGCACGTCAGCTACTACCGCGGCGACAACCTGGAGCTGATCAACAAGTACCCGGAGCGGATCGGTTACCTGCACCTCAAGCAGGTCGACCCGGTCCTCATCGACCGCATCCTGGAAGAGGACATCGTCTGGCCCGAGGCGGTGCGGATGGGCGCGATGGTGGAGCCGCCGACCGGGGTCCCGGCCTACCCGCCGCTGTTCGAGGCGATCGAGGCGCACGGGTTGGACGTCTTCGCGATCGTCGAGCAGGACATGTACCCCTGCCCGCCGGACCAGCCCTTCCCGATCGCCCAGCGCACCCACAGGCACATCGCCGGCTGTCAGCTGCCGTCGCTGCAGATCGGCGCCCCGAAGACCACGAGTGCAGAGGAGCACCGGGCATGA